In a single window of the Streptomyces sp. HUAS ZL42 genome:
- a CDS encoding AAA family ATPase — translation MLLWINGPFGGGKTQTAHEIQRRLPGSVICDPEHAGFGLRRMLPPELRGDFQDLTSWRQGVVEVLDLALTKHDGVVIAPMTVTDSGYFAETVGHLRELGHDVRHFTLLAQPETVLGRLRERGFGRLPQWLAGKNAGLGRESWAVRQLDHCLERLSEPEFAEHLWTDHSTVPKTADRIAVLAGLRLRPNTEGALRTRWRQAKVGIRHIRFD, via the coding sequence ATGCTCCTGTGGATCAACGGCCCTTTCGGGGGCGGCAAGACACAGACCGCACACGAGATCCAGCGGCGCCTGCCCGGCAGCGTCATCTGCGACCCCGAGCACGCCGGCTTCGGTCTGCGCCGCATGCTGCCGCCCGAACTGCGCGGTGACTTCCAGGACCTGACCTCCTGGCGGCAGGGCGTCGTCGAAGTCCTCGACCTCGCCCTCACCAAGCACGACGGCGTCGTCATCGCCCCCATGACGGTCACGGACTCCGGCTACTTCGCGGAGACCGTCGGTCATCTGCGCGAACTCGGCCACGACGTACGGCACTTCACGCTCCTGGCCCAACCGGAGACCGTCCTCGGGCGCCTGCGGGAACGCGGCTTCGGCCGCCTCCCCCAGTGGCTCGCCGGGAAGAATGCCGGCCTGGGCAGGGAGAGTTGGGCCGTGCGGCAGCTCGACCACTGTCTGGAGCGGCTGAGCGAGCCGGAGTTCGCCGAGCATCTCTGGACCGACCACTCGACCGTCCCGAAGACGGCCGACCGAATCGCCGTCCTGGCCGGGCTGAGGCTCCGGCCCAACACGGAGGGCGCGCTGCGGACACGGTGGCGGCAGGCGAAGGTCGGGATCAGGCACATCCGCTTCGACTGA
- a CDS encoding response regulator encodes MTIRVMLVDDQVLLRTGFRMVLAAQPDMEVVAEAGDGVEALQVLRSTAVDVVLMDVRMPKLDGVETTRRICSEPDPPKVLILTTFDLDEYAFSGLKAGASGFMLKDVPPGELLSAIRSVHSGDAVVAPSTTRRLLDRFAPMLPTTGKEPRHKELERLTDREREVMVLVAQGLSNGEIAARLVLSEATVKTHVGRILTKLGLRDRVQVVVLAYETGLVRAGGHG; translated from the coding sequence ATGACGATCCGCGTGATGCTCGTCGACGACCAGGTGCTGCTGCGCACCGGGTTCCGGATGGTGCTCGCCGCCCAGCCGGACATGGAGGTCGTCGCGGAGGCGGGCGACGGGGTGGAGGCCCTCCAGGTGCTGCGCTCGACCGCCGTGGACGTCGTGCTGATGGACGTCCGCATGCCGAAGCTCGACGGTGTGGAGACCACCCGCCGGATCTGTTCGGAGCCCGACCCGCCGAAGGTGCTGATCCTGACCACCTTCGACCTCGACGAGTACGCCTTCTCCGGGCTGAAGGCGGGTGCCTCCGGCTTCATGCTCAAGGATGTGCCGCCGGGCGAACTCCTCTCGGCCATCCGCTCCGTGCACAGCGGCGACGCCGTGGTCGCCCCGTCCACCACCCGCCGCCTCCTCGACCGGTTCGCGCCGATGCTGCCCACGACCGGCAAGGAGCCCCGGCACAAGGAGCTGGAGCGGCTCACCGACCGGGAGCGCGAGGTCATGGTGCTGGTCGCGCAGGGCCTGTCCAACGGCGAGATCGCCGCCCGGCTCGTGCTGTCGGAGGCGACCGTGAAGACGCACGTGGGCCGCATTCTGACCAAGCTGGGGCTGCGGGACCGGGTGCAGGTGGTGGTCCTGGCGTACGAGACCGGGCTGGTGCGTGCGGGCGGGCACGGCTGA
- a CDS encoding sensor histidine kinase, with amino-acid sequence MQRLYDFLRRHPTLVDGFWAVFLFGISVASETARQEAVGTDSPAVIVPVVLLLCLVIALRRRMPEKMLLLAIGLGVAQLALNVVTTAADFALLVIVYTVAATGARWASRLALTVGLCAAPVAQLRWPQEDTSALGNVAKAIILTVPFALAWVLGDSIRTRRAYFAQLEERAARLEREREAQAKVAVAAERARIARELHDVVAHNVSVMVVQADGAAYVLDAAPDQAKKALETISSTGRQALAEMRRLLGVLRTGEHQEGGEYVPQPDVEQIDELIEQCRTSGLPVDFKVEGTPRPLPSGVELTAYRIVQEALTNTRKHGGPNAGASVRLVYFDDGLGLLVEDDGKGAPHELYEEGGADGRGHGLIGMRERVGMVGGTLDAGPRPGGGFRISALLPLKPAH; translated from the coding sequence GTGCAGCGCCTCTACGACTTCCTCCGCAGGCACCCGACGTTGGTCGACGGCTTCTGGGCCGTCTTCCTCTTCGGGATCTCGGTGGCGAGTGAAACAGCCCGCCAGGAAGCCGTGGGCACCGACTCACCGGCGGTGATCGTCCCGGTCGTGCTCCTGCTGTGCCTGGTGATCGCGCTGCGCCGGCGCATGCCGGAGAAGATGTTGCTGCTGGCCATCGGGCTCGGAGTGGCGCAGCTCGCGCTGAACGTGGTGACGACGGCCGCCGACTTCGCCCTGCTGGTGATCGTCTACACCGTCGCCGCGACCGGCGCCCGCTGGGCGTCCAGGCTCGCCCTGACCGTGGGCCTGTGTGCGGCCCCCGTGGCGCAGCTGCGCTGGCCGCAGGAGGACACCAGCGCCCTGGGCAACGTCGCGAAGGCGATCATCCTGACGGTGCCGTTCGCGCTCGCCTGGGTGCTCGGCGACTCCATCCGCACCCGCCGTGCCTACTTCGCGCAGCTCGAGGAGCGCGCCGCGCGCCTGGAGAGGGAGCGCGAGGCGCAGGCGAAGGTGGCGGTCGCCGCCGAACGCGCCCGCATCGCTCGCGAGCTGCACGACGTCGTCGCGCACAACGTGTCGGTGATGGTGGTGCAGGCCGACGGCGCCGCCTACGTCCTGGACGCCGCGCCCGATCAGGCGAAGAAGGCCCTGGAGACCATCTCCTCCACCGGCCGCCAGGCCCTCGCCGAGATGCGCCGTCTGCTCGGCGTGCTGCGCACCGGTGAGCACCAGGAGGGCGGTGAGTACGTCCCGCAGCCCGACGTCGAGCAGATCGACGAGCTGATCGAGCAGTGCCGCACCTCAGGCCTGCCCGTCGACTTCAAGGTCGAGGGCACCCCGCGCCCGCTGCCCAGCGGCGTCGAGCTCACCGCGTACCGCATCGTCCAGGAGGCGCTGACGAACACGCGCAAGCACGGCGGGCCGAACGCGGGTGCGAGCGTGCGCCTGGTCTACTTCGACGACGGCCTCGGCCTGCTCGTCGAGGACGACGGCAAGGGTGCCCCGCACGAGCTGTACGAGGAGGGCGGCGCCGACGGCCGGGGTCACGGCCTGATCGGCATGCGCGAGCGGGTCGGCATGGTCGGCGGCACCCTGGACGCGGGCCCGCGCCCCGGCGGAGGATTCCGCATCAGCGCCCTGCTCCCGCTCAAACCGGCGCACTGA
- a CDS encoding SAM-dependent methyltransferase codes for MTKVTQLGGEWLGWRAATETALYGPDGFYRRPEGPAGHFRTSVHASPLFAEAVARLLCRVDAALGRPGTLDLVDMAAGRGELVTGVLAALPAEVSARTRAYAVELAGRPEGLDDRIGWLPEPPRGITGLLFANEWLDNVPVEVAEVDSEGVARLVLVRHDGTERLGGPVSGAEAEWLARWWPLMGEEGLRAEIGLPRDCAWASAVSCVERGLAVAVDYAHVADARPAFGTLTGFREGRETAPVPDGSCDITAHVALDACAAACAPLGEPGAPGPRLLTQRDALRALGVTGARPPLALASTNPSAYVRALAGAGEAAELTATGGLGDFGWLLRPVGVADPLGLGE; via the coding sequence GTGACGAAGGTAACGCAGCTCGGCGGCGAGTGGCTCGGATGGCGCGCGGCGACGGAGACGGCTCTCTACGGGCCGGACGGTTTCTACCGGCGGCCGGAGGGGCCTGCCGGGCACTTCCGTACGTCCGTGCACGCCTCGCCGCTGTTCGCCGAGGCCGTGGCCCGGCTCCTGTGCAGGGTGGACGCGGCACTGGGGCGGCCCGGAACGCTGGACCTCGTCGACATGGCGGCCGGCCGGGGCGAACTGGTCACGGGGGTGCTCGCCGCGCTGCCCGCCGAGGTGAGCGCCCGCACGCGCGCGTACGCCGTGGAACTCGCCGGCCGCCCGGAGGGCCTCGATGACCGGATCGGGTGGCTGCCCGAGCCCCCGCGCGGGATCACGGGGCTGCTGTTCGCCAACGAGTGGCTGGACAACGTCCCGGTGGAGGTCGCGGAGGTGGACTCCGAGGGCGTGGCCCGGCTGGTCCTCGTACGGCATGACGGCACCGAGCGGCTTGGCGGGCCGGTCTCCGGTGCGGAGGCGGAGTGGCTCGCGCGGTGGTGGCCGCTCATGGGCGAGGAGGGACTGCGGGCCGAGATCGGCCTGCCCCGGGACTGCGCGTGGGCGTCCGCCGTCTCCTGCGTCGAGCGGGGGCTCGCGGTGGCCGTGGACTACGCGCACGTGGCGGACGCGCGCCCCGCGTTCGGGACGCTCACCGGCTTCCGGGAGGGGCGCGAGACGGCGCCCGTGCCGGACGGGTCGTGCGACATCACGGCGCACGTCGCACTGGACGCGTGCGCGGCGGCGTGCGCGCCCCTCGGCGAACCCGGCGCACCCGGCCCGCGTCTGCTCACGCAACGCGACGCGCTGCGCGCCCTGGGGGTCACAGGCGCACGCCCCCCGCTCGCGCTCGCCTCCACAAATCCTTCGGCCTATGTGCGTGCGCTCGCCGGCGCCGGAGAGGCCGCCGAACTCACCGCGACGGGGGGGCTGGGCGACTTCGGCTGGCTGCTGCGGCCGGTGGGCGTCGCGGACCCGCTCGGCCTGGGCGAGTGA
- a CDS encoding NADH-quinone oxidoreductase subunit D, giving the protein MTPTTETTVGIGGAAESTDMVLNIGPQHPSTHGVLRLRLLLDGERITRAEPVIGYMHRGAEKLFEARDYRQIIMLANRHDWLSAFSNELGVVLAVERMLGMEVPPRAVWTRTLLAELNRVLNHLMFLGSYPLELGGITPIFYAFTEREELQHVMEEVSGGRMHYMFNRVGGLKEDLPAGWTSRARACVASLRSRMDRFDDLVLGNEIFRGRTRGVGVLAPETVHAYGVSGPIARASGVDFDLRRDEPYLAYGELQDTFEVVTRQEGDCLARFECLLEQTHNSLDLADACLDRLAELAPGPINQRLPKVLKAPEGHTYAWTENPLGINGYYLVSKGEKTPYRLKLRSASYNNIQALVELLPGTLVADMVAILGSLFFVVGDIDK; this is encoded by the coding sequence ATGACTCCTACGACGGAGACCACGGTCGGGATCGGCGGTGCCGCGGAGAGCACCGACATGGTGCTCAACATCGGACCCCAGCATCCGTCCACGCACGGCGTGCTGCGGCTGCGGCTCCTGCTGGACGGAGAGCGCATCACGCGCGCGGAGCCGGTGATCGGCTACATGCACCGCGGCGCGGAGAAGCTCTTCGAGGCGCGGGACTACCGGCAGATCATCATGCTCGCCAACCGCCACGACTGGCTGTCGGCGTTCTCGAACGAGCTGGGCGTGGTCCTCGCCGTGGAGCGGATGCTCGGCATGGAGGTCCCCCCGCGCGCGGTGTGGACGCGCACGCTGCTCGCGGAGCTGAACCGGGTGCTCAACCACCTGATGTTCCTGGGGTCGTATCCGCTGGAGCTCGGCGGGATCACCCCGATCTTCTACGCCTTCACGGAGCGCGAGGAACTTCAGCACGTGATGGAGGAGGTCTCCGGCGGGCGCATGCACTACATGTTCAACCGCGTCGGCGGTCTCAAGGAGGACCTGCCCGCGGGATGGACGTCACGCGCACGTGCCTGCGTCGCTTCCCTGCGCTCCCGCATGGACCGGTTCGACGACCTGGTCCTCGGCAACGAGATCTTCCGGGGGCGCACACGGGGCGTGGGCGTCCTCGCGCCGGAGACCGTGCACGCCTACGGCGTGAGCGGTCCGATCGCGCGCGCCTCGGGCGTCGACTTCGACCTGCGCCGGGACGAGCCGTACCTGGCGTACGGCGAGCTGCAGGACACCTTCGAGGTCGTCACCCGGCAGGAGGGCGACTGCCTCGCCCGCTTCGAGTGCCTCCTGGAGCAGACGCACAACTCCCTCGACCTCGCCGACGCCTGCCTCGACCGGCTCGCGGAGCTTGCGCCCGGCCCGATCAACCAGCGGCTGCCGAAGGTCCTGAAGGCCCCCGAGGGCCACACGTACGCGTGGACCGAGAACCCGCTCGGCATCAACGGCTACTACCTCGTCAGCAAGGGCGAGAAGACCCCGTACCGGCTGAAGCTGCGCTCGGCCTCCTACAACAACATCCAGGCCCTCGTGGAACTGCTGCCGGGCACGCTGGTCGCGGACATGGTGGCGATCCTGGGGTCGTTGTTCTTCGTGGTCGGGGACATCGACAAGTAG
- a CDS encoding PH domain-containing protein has protein sequence METGSPENPGAAGTAGQTGTEGDEPAWTGLPPGLLRMRRLLLVVWLGLLCLGLGLLLGLLAGPVWAAFALLPLALTAWGWVLLGRNWRSWRYAERADDLLISRGVLWREETVVPYGRMQLVEVTSGPVERHFGLASVQLHTAAAATDATIPGLDPAEAERLRDRLTELGEARSAGL, from the coding sequence ATGGAGACGGGGAGCCCGGAGAACCCGGGGGCGGCGGGGACGGCGGGACAGACGGGCACGGAGGGGGACGAACCGGCGTGGACCGGGCTGCCACCGGGTCTGCTGCGGATGCGCCGGCTGCTGCTGGTGGTGTGGCTGGGGCTGCTGTGCCTGGGCCTGGGACTGCTGCTCGGTCTGCTCGCCGGCCCCGTCTGGGCCGCGTTCGCGCTGCTGCCACTGGCGCTGACGGCGTGGGGCTGGGTGCTGCTCGGGCGCAACTGGCGCTCCTGGCGGTACGCCGAGCGCGCCGACGACCTGCTGATCAGCCGGGGTGTGCTGTGGCGCGAGGAGACCGTCGTGCCGTACGGGCGCATGCAACTGGTCGAGGTCACCTCGGGTCCTGTCGAACGGCACTTCGGGCTTGCCAGCGTGCAGCTGCACACCGCGGCCGCCGCGACCGACGCGACCATCCCGGGCCTCGACCCGGCCGAGGCGGAACGGCTGCGCGACCGGCTCACCGAGCTGGGCGAGGCCCGATCGGCGGGGCTGTGA
- a CDS encoding PH domain-containing protein, whose product MTAPGVDDAVRDKEPVTERRLHPVTPLRRAWAPVAVLIGWAVHDPDQAQRQLTRLTTTTLLIGLAVLVPAAALYGFLTWWFTHFAVTEAELRIRTGLLFRRTAHIRLERIQAIDVTQPLLARVAGVAKLRLDVIGADKKDELAFLGEREARTLRAELLARAAGFAPETAHEVGEAPSRQLLRVPPGVLAVSLVLTGATWGSLAAALVLPPVLWFATHSVWTVLATGVPLLGGAGASSVGRFVTEYDWTLGESPDGLRIDHGLLDRAHETVPPGRVQTVRIVEPLLWRRRDWVRVELDVAGSSNSVLLPVAPREVAESVVARVLPGVTVPARASLTRPPRRAGRCMPLWWRGYGIAVTDAVFASRHGLLRRSLALVPHAKVQSVRLAQGPWQRVWRVADVHVDTGADKTVTARLRDAEEAAELLRGQAERSRTGRKGARPDRWMA is encoded by the coding sequence GTGACCGCGCCGGGCGTCGACGACGCCGTACGGGACAAGGAGCCCGTGACCGAGCGGCGGCTGCATCCCGTGACGCCACTCAGGCGGGCGTGGGCGCCGGTCGCCGTCCTCATCGGGTGGGCCGTGCACGACCCGGACCAGGCGCAGCGCCAGCTGACCCGGCTGACGACGACCACGCTGCTGATCGGGCTCGCGGTACTCGTCCCGGCCGCCGCCCTCTACGGCTTCCTGACCTGGTGGTTCACACACTTCGCGGTGACGGAGGCAGAACTGCGCATCCGTACCGGCCTGTTGTTCCGGCGGACCGCGCACATCCGGCTGGAGCGAATCCAGGCCATCGACGTCACGCAGCCGCTCCTCGCGCGCGTGGCGGGGGTCGCGAAACTCAGGCTCGATGTCATAGGCGCCGACAAGAAGGACGAACTCGCTTTCCTGGGCGAGCGCGAGGCGCGCACGCTCCGCGCGGAACTGCTCGCGCGCGCCGCCGGTTTCGCGCCCGAGACGGCGCACGAGGTCGGCGAGGCGCCGTCCCGGCAGCTGCTGCGCGTGCCCCCGGGCGTGCTCGCCGTCTCCCTGGTGCTCACCGGGGCGACCTGGGGCTCGCTGGCCGCCGCGCTCGTCCTACCGCCGGTGCTGTGGTTCGCCACCCACAGCGTGTGGACGGTCCTGGCGACCGGTGTGCCGCTGCTCGGCGGGGCGGGCGCGAGCAGTGTGGGCCGGTTCGTCACGGAGTACGACTGGACGCTGGGCGAGTCCCCGGACGGACTGCGGATCGACCACGGGCTGCTCGACCGCGCGCACGAGACGGTGCCGCCGGGACGCGTGCAGACCGTGCGCATCGTGGAGCCGCTGCTGTGGCGGCGGCGCGACTGGGTGCGGGTCGAGCTGGACGTGGCCGGGTCGTCCAACTCGGTGCTGCTGCCGGTCGCTCCGCGCGAGGTCGCCGAGTCGGTCGTCGCGCGCGTGCTGCCCGGCGTGACCGTCCCGGCGCGCGCGTCCCTGACGCGGCCGCCGCGGCGGGCCGGCCGGTGCATGCCGCTGTGGTGGCGGGGCTACGGGATCGCGGTCACCGATGCGGTGTTCGCCTCGCGGCACGGACTGCTGCGGCGCAGCCTGGCACTCGTGCCGCACGCGAAGGTGCAGAGCGTACGGCTGGCGCAGGGGCCCTGGCAGCGCGTCTGGCGTGTCGCCGACGTGCACGTGGACACCGGGGCCGACAAGACGGTGACGGCGCGGCTGCGGGACGCGGAGGAGGCGGCGGAGCTGTTGCGGGGGCAGGCGGAGAGGTCGCGGACGGGTCGGAAGGGGGCGCGGCCGGACAGGTGGATGGCCTGA
- a CDS encoding alpha/beta hydrolase: MGLTSKKVLVLAILVAVLLFVGTVWLWPRLSRRNWRAVSGRVGLLLATQLALFASVGLAANQAFGFYASWADLLGQETGQGVVVDHTASGDSGGPLQVVDTRRMEGVGGSRPHTAGQIQKVDIIGRTTHIATPAFIYLPPEYFQPEYRTRTFPAAVVLTGYPGTAEALVDKLHYPRTAHKLAKDGRMQPMILVMMRPTVAPPRDTECVDIPDGPQTETFFAKDLPEAVTAHYRVAREAGSWGIIGDSTGGYCALKIAMHHPAVYAAGAGLSAYYKAPIDPTTGDLFHGDEALRHRADLLWYIKNMPAPDTSLLVTSSKEGESNYKNTLKFIDLVKATDRTRISSIILESGGHNFNTWRREIPATLQWISGRLGDR; encoded by the coding sequence ATGGGTCTCACGAGCAAGAAAGTGCTGGTGCTGGCGATCCTGGTCGCCGTGCTGCTGTTCGTCGGCACGGTGTGGCTGTGGCCGCGGCTGTCGCGACGGAACTGGCGGGCCGTCAGCGGCCGCGTCGGGCTGCTGCTCGCCACTCAGCTGGCGCTCTTCGCGTCGGTGGGGCTCGCCGCCAACCAGGCCTTCGGCTTCTACGCCAGTTGGGCGGACCTGCTAGGGCAGGAGACCGGCCAGGGTGTGGTCGTCGACCACACGGCGAGCGGTGACTCGGGCGGCCCGCTGCAGGTCGTCGACACACGGCGCATGGAGGGAGTGGGGGGATCGCGGCCGCACACGGCCGGGCAGATCCAGAAGGTCGACATCATCGGCCGTACGACGCACATCGCCACCCCCGCGTTCATCTATCTGCCGCCGGAGTACTTCCAGCCGGAATACCGCACGCGTACGTTCCCCGCGGCCGTGGTCCTCACGGGCTACCCGGGCACGGCCGAGGCGCTGGTGGACAAGCTGCACTACCCGCGTACGGCCCACAAGCTCGCCAAGGACGGCCGTATGCAGCCGATGATCCTGGTGATGATGCGGCCGACGGTGGCGCCGCCGCGGGACACGGAGTGCGTGGACATCCCGGACGGGCCGCAGACGGAGACGTTCTTCGCGAAGGATCTGCCCGAGGCCGTGACGGCTCACTACCGGGTGGCCAGGGAAGCCGGCAGCTGGGGCATCATCGGCGATTCCACGGGCGGTTACTGCGCACTGAAGATCGCCATGCACCACCCGGCCGTCTACGCGGCCGGAGCGGGCCTGTCCGCGTACTACAAGGCGCCCATCGACCCGACGACGGGCGACCTCTTCCACGGCGACGAGGCATTGCGCCACCGCGCCGACCTGCTCTGGTACATCAAGAACATGCCCGCCCCCGACACCTCACTGCTCGTCACCAGCAGCAAGGAGGGGGAATCGAACTACAAGAACACGCTGAAGTTCATAGACCTCGTGAAGGCCACGGACCGGACGCGGATCTCGTCGATCATCCTCGAAAGCGGCGGCCACAACTTCAACACGTGGCGGCGGGAGATCCCGGCGACCCTGCAGTGGATCAGCGGGCGGCTCGGCGACCGCTGA
- a CDS encoding phosphatidylglycerol lysyltransferase domain-containing protein produces MSGGVPNRSSRVRQLLQGPRPEAVPALVGRACAIVGLLDTAAGVFPRFRHSRMHTMAEVLPGALGPFAAALSLSAGVLLLLLAHGLKRAKRRAWRAAVALLPAGAVAQYTYRHSIVGAVISLALLAPLVIHRDQFRALPDPRSRWRALANFVLMGAGSLVLGLVIVSVHPKRMVGDPSLADRITHVLYGLFGFEGPVDYQGNTSWTVAFSLGALGLLTAVTTIYLAFRPEHPAARLTEEDEARLRALLAKHGARDSLGHFALRRDKAVVFSPSGKAAVTYRVVSGVMLASGDPIGDVEAWPGAIERFMDEAKAHSWTPAVMGCSETGGEVWTRETGLDALELGDEAVVDVADFSLAGRAMRNVRQMVKRIERAGYETRVRRVRDLGEAELERIRRAAEDWRGTDTERGFSMALGRVGDSADGDCLIATAHKADAEPGPYGDLKAILHFVPWGTDGASLDLMRRDRSADPGMNELLIVAALQAAPKFGITRVSLNFAMFRSALARGEKIGAGPVLRAWRGLLVFLSRWFQIESLYKFNAKFQPRWEPRFVVYRASGDLPRIGFAAMQAEGFVNLALPLPRFLRRRTTAARPCAHALAERDVRAA; encoded by the coding sequence ATGTCGGGCGGGGTTCCGAACCGATCAAGCCGGGTACGCCAGTTGCTCCAGGGGCCGCGCCCCGAAGCCGTTCCCGCCCTCGTCGGCCGCGCGTGTGCGATCGTGGGGCTGCTGGACACCGCCGCGGGTGTCTTCCCGCGGTTCCGGCACAGCCGTATGCACACCATGGCCGAGGTGCTGCCCGGCGCGCTCGGCCCGTTCGCGGCCGCGCTGTCGCTGAGCGCGGGCGTCCTGCTGCTGCTGCTCGCCCACGGCCTCAAGCGCGCCAAACGGCGGGCGTGGCGCGCCGCGGTCGCACTGCTGCCGGCCGGCGCGGTGGCGCAGTACACGTACCGGCACTCGATCGTGGGTGCGGTGATCTCCCTGGCGCTCCTGGCGCCCCTGGTCATCCACCGGGACCAGTTCCGGGCCCTGCCCGACCCGCGCAGCCGCTGGCGCGCGCTCGCCAACTTCGTCCTCATGGGTGCCGGTTCCCTCGTCCTGGGGCTGGTCATCGTCAGCGTCCACCCGAAGCGCATGGTCGGCGACCCGAGCCTGGCCGATCGCATTACGCACGTCCTGTACGGCCTGTTCGGCTTCGAGGGCCCGGTCGACTACCAGGGCAACACGTCGTGGACGGTCGCCTTCTCGCTCGGCGCCCTCGGCCTTCTCACCGCGGTCACCACCATTTACCTCGCCTTCCGTCCTGAACACCCGGCGGCGCGCCTGACGGAGGAGGACGAAGCACGCCTGCGGGCCCTGCTGGCCAAGCACGGCGCCCGCGACTCCCTCGGCCACTTCGCGCTCCGCCGCGACAAGGCCGTCGTCTTCTCGCCCAGCGGCAAGGCCGCGGTGACGTACCGCGTCGTCTCCGGCGTGATGCTCGCCAGCGGCGACCCCATCGGCGATGTCGAGGCCTGGCCTGGCGCCATCGAGCGCTTCATGGACGAGGCCAAGGCACACTCCTGGACGCCCGCCGTCATGGGCTGCTCGGAGACCGGCGGCGAGGTGTGGACCCGCGAGACCGGCCTCGACGCCCTCGAACTGGGCGACGAGGCGGTGGTGGACGTGGCGGATTTCTCCCTCGCCGGCCGCGCGATGCGCAACGTGCGCCAGATGGTCAAGCGCATCGAGCGCGCCGGTTACGAAACCCGGGTACGACGTGTCCGTGACCTCGGCGAGGCCGAGCTGGAGCGGATCCGCCGTGCCGCGGAGGACTGGCGCGGCACCGACACCGAGCGCGGCTTCTCGATGGCCCTGGGCCGTGTCGGCGACTCCGCCGACGGCGACTGCCTCATCGCCACGGCCCACAAGGCCGACGCCGAACCGGGTCCGTACGGCGACCTGAAGGCGATCCTGCACTTCGTGCCGTGGGGCACCGACGGCGCGTCCCTCGACCTGATGCGGCGCGACCGCTCCGCCGACCCGGGCATGAACGAGCTGCTGATCGTGGCAGCGCTCCAGGCCGCGCCGAAGTTCGGCATCACGCGCGTGTCGCTGAACTTCGCGATGTTCCGCTCGGCGCTGGCGCGCGGCGAGAAGATCGGCGCGGGTCCGGTGCTGCGCGCCTGGCGCGGACTGCTGGTGTTCCTCTCGCGCTGGTTCCAGATCGAGTCCCTGTACAAGTTCAACGCCAAGTTCCAGCCCCGCTGGGAACCGCGCTTCGTGGTCTACCGCGCCTCCGGCGACCTGCCCCGCATCGGCTTCGCCGCGATGCAGGCAGAGGGCTTCGTCAACCTCGCCCTCCCGCTGCCGCGCTTCCTGCGCCGCCGCACGACCGCCGCCCGCCCGTGCGCCCACGCACTGGCCGAAAGAGACGTGCGCGCGGCCTGA
- the folP gene encoding dihydropteroate synthase — MSKQSGRGRVAGLPEWDRCAVMGVVNVTPDSFSDGGRWFDTTAAVKHGLELVAEGADLVDVGGESTRPGATRVDEAEELRRVIPVVRGLASEGVVVSVDTMRASVAQQALAAGAALVNDVSGGLADPGMIRVVAEAGAPFVVMHWRGFLEGGNVKGVYEDVVTEVVDELHARVEAVLEGGIDPARIVVDPGLGFSKDAEHDLTLLAHLDRLLGLGHPLLVAASRKRFLGRVLAGTEGAPPPARERDAATAAVSALAAHAGAWAVRVHEVRATADAVRVAHAVEGARTGERAPLADAAEGAR, encoded by the coding sequence ATGAGCAAGCAGAGCGGACGCGGGCGCGTCGCGGGCCTTCCGGAGTGGGACCGCTGCGCGGTCATGGGAGTCGTGAACGTCACCCCCGATTCCTTCTCGGACGGCGGCCGCTGGTTCGACACGACCGCCGCCGTCAAGCACGGCCTCGAACTGGTCGCCGAGGGCGCGGACCTGGTCGATGTCGGCGGCGAGTCCACCCGCCCCGGCGCCACCCGCGTCGACGAGGCCGAGGAGCTCAGGCGCGTCATCCCCGTCGTCCGCGGCCTGGCCTCCGAAGGCGTCGTCGTCTCCGTCGACACCATGCGCGCCTCCGTCGCCCAGCAGGCCCTCGCCGCCGGCGCCGCCCTCGTCAACGACGTCAGCGGCGGCCTCGCCGACCCCGGCATGATCCGTGTCGTCGCGGAGGCGGGCGCCCCCTTCGTCGTCATGCACTGGCGCGGTTTCCTCGAGGGCGGCAACGTCAAGGGCGTGTACGAGGACGTCGTGACCGAAGTCGTCGACGAACTGCACGCGCGCGTGGAGGCCGTCCTGGAGGGCGGCATCGACCCCGCCCGCATCGTGGTGGACCCCGGCCTCGGTTTCTCCAAGGACGCCGAGCACGACCTCACGCTCCTCGCCCACCTCGACCGCCTGCTCGGCCTCGGCCACCCGCTGCTCGTCGCCGCCTCCCGAAAGCGGTTCCTCGGGCGCGTGCTCGCGGGCACGGAGGGAGCCCCGCCGCCCGCGCGGGAGCGCGACGCGGCCACGGCCGCCGTCTCCGCCCTCGCGGCCCACGCCGGCGCGTGGGCGGTGCGCGTGCACGAGGTGCGCGCCACGGCGGATGCGGTGCGGGTCGCGCACGCCGTCGAAGGGGCACGGACAGGGGAGCGTGCGCCACTTGCAGACGCCGCCGAAGGAGCCCGGTGA